One region of Thalassoroseus pseudoceratinae genomic DNA includes:
- a CDS encoding MoaD/ThiS family protein, which yields MNLSVRVFARARDIVGADTISVELPDSSTVTDLKTALAQQHPGLEPLAANLHVAIGNDYATDDHTLTASDDIAVFPPVSGG from the coding sequence ATGAATTTATCCGTTCGCGTGTTCGCCCGCGCTCGTGACATCGTCGGTGCCGACACGATTTCGGTCGAACTCCCGGATTCGAGTACCGTCACCGATCTCAAAACCGCCCTCGCCCAGCAACATCCTGGGTTGGAACCACTCGCGGCTAATCTGCATGTCGCCATCGGCAATGACTACGCTACCGACGATCACACGCTGACCGCCTCAGACGACATCGCCGTCTTCCCGCCGGTCAGTGGCGGCTGA
- a CDS encoding WD40 repeat domain-containing protein, with the protein MGQLARMLIGFAFVIASPKVFAEEPSEVLRQIGGANQPSESRPQSVRGLAISEVAGIVATYGEPSDPNQPRVIQLWNTQTGRLQATLPGPDEPIRAMAVTSDGKTLVTTSFDVTTQTGLTQIWDTDAGQLRHLIPEGAERLRLHDDGTVTLAVPGQLRVYRLQTGEEIRRFLAPNLVRDISVDGTQVLTVTSTRDPVLRIFNVTNQTETAKLTGCTRGPRTARFSSDGRTVAAIDGGRLLIWEVETGRIAHELIAGNTRLVSMEFSSDDRFLLAGGLDRRLHVWEVATGEKIFSAAAHTGQRTAVSAVAVGSRNNRVVTGGTDRKLIVWDAGRFLESRLASSVLTDADLTELWQSLAGGSGSAMQAMGQIRETPEQCLGFLRDRVAEVTLPAQKAHIRELLVQLGHSKSAIRHQAMQELIQLRAVARPLLLETYETTDSAEVRYRLSRVLSYSEDAPRFTNDDILRMKRLVTALAPIDAQMRSEILQALAADFPDEAVKSAAETLLK; encoded by the coding sequence ATGGGACAATTGGCTCGAATGCTCATCGGCTTTGCGTTCGTGATCGCCTCACCAAAGGTGTTCGCCGAGGAACCGAGCGAAGTGCTTCGGCAAATTGGCGGAGCGAATCAACCGTCGGAATCGCGTCCGCAAAGTGTGCGTGGGCTGGCGATTTCTGAAGTGGCGGGGATCGTAGCGACCTACGGCGAGCCATCTGATCCAAACCAGCCGCGTGTGATTCAACTGTGGAATACGCAGACTGGTCGCTTGCAGGCAACGTTGCCTGGTCCCGACGAACCAATTCGTGCCATGGCGGTGACATCGGATGGAAAGACGTTGGTGACAACGAGTTTCGATGTCACGACGCAAACCGGTCTCACGCAAATATGGGACACCGACGCGGGACAGTTGCGACACCTGATTCCCGAAGGAGCCGAACGGTTACGCCTGCACGACGATGGCACGGTCACGTTAGCCGTACCAGGGCAGTTGCGGGTGTATCGATTGCAAACCGGCGAGGAGATTCGACGGTTCTTGGCACCGAATTTGGTCCGTGATATCTCCGTCGACGGAACGCAAGTTCTCACCGTGACATCGACACGTGACCCGGTGCTGCGGATTTTCAACGTCACCAATCAAACCGAAACCGCAAAACTCACCGGATGCACCCGAGGCCCACGAACGGCCCGGTTCTCGTCCGACGGTCGCACGGTGGCGGCGATCGACGGCGGTCGGCTTCTCATCTGGGAAGTGGAAACCGGGCGAATCGCTCATGAATTGATAGCGGGAAACACTCGGCTCGTTTCGATGGAGTTTTCCTCCGACGACCGTTTTCTCTTGGCTGGCGGACTCGACCGGCGATTACACGTGTGGGAGGTTGCGACGGGCGAGAAGATTTTCTCAGCGGCGGCACACACCGGTCAGCGGACCGCCGTGAGTGCGGTCGCAGTGGGTTCGCGGAACAATCGTGTGGTCACCGGCGGCACCGATCGAAAACTGATCGTTTGGGATGCCGGTCGGTTTCTGGAATCTCGGTTGGCAAGTTCGGTACTCACGGATGCGGACCTGACGGAACTTTGGCAATCGCTGGCGGGTGGTTCCGGTTCCGCGATGCAAGCGATGGGGCAGATTCGGGAAACGCCGGAGCAATGTCTGGGGTTTCTGCGAGACCGTGTGGCCGAAGTCACGTTGCCGGCGCAGAAAGCTCATATTCGAGAATTGCTGGTGCAGTTGGGGCATTCCAAATCAGCGATCCGGCATCAAGCCATGCAAGAGTTGATCCAGTTGCGAGCGGTGGCCCGACCGCTATTGTTGGAAACTTACGAAACCACCGATTCGGCGGAAGTCCGTTACCGCCTGAGTCGTGTGTTGTCGTATAGTGAAGATGCACCGCGATTCACCAACGACGACATTTTGAGAATGAAACGCCTAGTGACGGCGTTGGCACCGATTGATGCTCAGATGCGGTCGGAGATTTTGCAAGCGTTAGCCGCGGATTTCCCAGATGAGGCGGTGAAATCCGCGGCCGAAACATTGTTGAAGTGA
- a CDS encoding molybdenum cofactor biosynthesis protein MoaE, whose protein sequence is MIELTHDPIDITAVTESVRSTQSGAVLVFLGTVREMTGDRQTIALDYDAYPEMATAKMNELEQEAREKWPIDQLAIVHRLGHLELGDVSVIVAVSCPHRGDAFAAGKWLIDTLKVTVPVWKKENWADGTTEWVHPGA, encoded by the coding sequence ATGATTGAACTCACTCACGATCCCATCGACATCACCGCAGTCACCGAAAGCGTGCGATCGACGCAATCGGGAGCGGTGTTGGTGTTTTTGGGAACGGTTCGCGAGATGACCGGCGATCGGCAGACCATCGCGTTGGATTACGACGCCTACCCGGAAATGGCCACCGCCAAAATGAACGAACTCGAACAAGAAGCCCGCGAGAAATGGCCGATCGACCAATTGGCGATCGTGCATCGTTTAGGGCACTTGGAATTGGGTGATGTCAGCGTGATTGTGGCCGTCAGTTGCCCGCATCGAGGTGATGCGTTTGCCGCCGGGAAGTGGTTGATCGATACACTGAAAGTCACCGTGCCCGTGTGGAAAAAAGAGAATTGGGCCGACGGCACCACGGAATGGGTTCATCCCGGTGCGTGA
- a CDS encoding FHA domain-containing protein, with protein sequence MASCPYCSAALSEDATQCPKCRAELLNEQTYQPTRRAPERSTKKPKEDGEDSALAFRPINRPPTLLLCAIDDGSRDDGEWFRVRKPKFQIGRIEGDIVIGHDNGISGRHLEIVQKHEDGRFRFHMRDLGSRNGTFVRVSKAVLKNKQELLIGAKRYYFSGASREKRNWESGRDAALADVPATLVEMTPRGDGDRYVLNDGDNYLGTNPDKCSVAIMDDPFVSTVHARVFCDDRGRWLIENRNSLNGVWIRITDMPLDTGGEFQIGEQRFLVRIP encoded by the coding sequence ATGGCTAGTTGTCCGTATTGCAGTGCTGCATTGAGCGAAGATGCCACTCAGTGTCCGAAATGTCGTGCCGAGTTGTTAAACGAACAGACCTACCAACCGACGCGACGTGCACCGGAACGGTCGACCAAGAAACCGAAGGAAGATGGCGAAGATTCCGCATTGGCGTTTCGCCCGATCAATCGCCCGCCGACGTTGTTGTTATGTGCAATCGACGACGGTTCACGTGACGACGGCGAATGGTTTCGCGTCCGCAAACCAAAGTTTCAGATCGGACGGATCGAAGGCGATATTGTCATCGGGCACGATAACGGCATTTCCGGGCGGCATTTGGAGATCGTGCAGAAACACGAAGACGGACGGTTTCGCTTCCACATGCGTGACCTTGGCAGTCGAAACGGGACGTTCGTGCGAGTGTCGAAGGCCGTTCTCAAGAACAAACAGGAATTACTGATCGGTGCCAAGCGTTACTACTTCAGCGGGGCCAGTCGGGAAAAACGAAATTGGGAAAGTGGTCGCGATGCAGCATTGGCCGACGTTCCCGCCACACTCGTGGAAATGACGCCCCGCGGCGACGGCGATCGATACGTCTTGAATGATGGTGACAACTACCTCGGGACCAATCCTGACAAGTGTTCGGTGGCTATCATGGATGACCCGTTCGTGAGCACGGTCCATGCCCGCGTCTTCTGTGACGATCGTGGTCGTTGGCTGATCGAGAATCGAAACTCGCTCAACGGCGTCTGGATTCGCATCACGGATATGCCACTCGATACCGGCGGGGAATTCCAAATCGGCGAGCAACGGTTTCTCGTGCGGATTCCGTAG